From one Brachypodium distachyon strain Bd21 chromosome 4, Brachypodium_distachyon_v3.0, whole genome shotgun sequence genomic stretch:
- the LOC100830755 gene encoding mavicyanin: protein MATRALLLVATAAAIFGTAFGASHTVGAPGGSWDLRTNHGQWASSIKFRAGDQLVFKYSRAAHNVVEVSKADYDACSGSSPLASFQTGNDVVPLPAAGTRYFICGVPGHCDAGMKVRVNVEAAASSSTDAPAPAGRRALSPALAPMPSAMTPAAGGQAVPPSSLAASVRVGSVGLFLGGILAADGLMVLY, encoded by the coding sequence ATGGCAACCAGagctctcctcctcgtcgctaCAGCTGCAGCGATCTTCGGCACAGCGTTCGGCGCCAGCCACACCGTGGGCGCGCCGGGAGGTTCGTGGGATCTCCGGACCAACCACGGCCAATGGGCTTCCAGCATCAAGTTCCGCGCCGGCGACCAGCTGGTGTTCAAGTACTCCCGCGCGGCGCACAACGTGGTGGAGGTGAGCAAGGCGGACTACGACGCCTGCTCCGGCTCCAGCCCGCTCGCGTCCTTCCAGACCGGCAACGACGTCGTCCCGCTCCCGGCTGCCGGCACCCGGTACTTCATCTGCGGTGTCCCGGGACATTGCGATGCCGGCATGAAGGTCCGGGTTAACGTGGAGGCAgcggcttcttcttccaccGATGCCCCGGCACCGGCGGGTCGTCGTGCGCTCTCGCCGGCTTTGGCGCCCATGCCGAGTGCCATGACGCCGGCTGCTGGTGGCCAGGCGGTGCCTCCGTCGAGCTTGGCGGCGTCGGTCCGTGTTGGGTCGGTGGGTCTGTTTCTGGGAGGCATCTTGGCGGCTGATGGTCTCATGGTCTTGTACTAg
- the LOC100832482 gene encoding universal stress protein PHOS34: MAAEAESLMTKEPLTAESSGSNNNNDKPAAGSGKPAMVLGIDESEHSYYALDWTIHHFFPPGTHPQPQQQYRLVVVSAKPPAASVIGIAGIGTAELLPTVELDLKRASARVIDRAKDHCSHVADVTYEVKEGDARNVLCEAVDRHHADMLVMGSHGYGAFKRAVLGSVSDYCSHHADCTVMIVKRPKHHKKPEHWRPFHKKEA, from the exons atggcggcggaggcagagtCCCTCATGACAAAGGAACCGCTAACGGCGGAATCTAGCGggagcaacaacaacaacgacaagccggcggcggggagcgggaAGCCGGCGATGGTGCTGGGGATCGACGAGAGCGAGCACAGCTACTACGCGCTGGACTGGACGATCCACCACTTCTTCCCCCCGGGGACGCACCCGCAGCCACAGCAGCAGTACCGTCTCGTGGTCGTGAGCGCCAAGCCGCCCGCGGCCTCCGTCATCGGCATCGCCGGCATCGGCACCGCCGAGCTGCTCCCCACCGTGGAGCTCGACCTCAAGCGCGCCTCCGCCCGGGTCATCGACAGGGCCAAGGACCACTGCTCCCACGTCGCCGACGTGACCTACGAGGTGAAAGAAGGGGACGCCCGGAACGTGCTCTGCGAGGCCGTCGACCGGCACCATGCCGACATGCTCGTCATGGGCAGCCATGGCTACGGCGCCTTCAAGAG GGCAGTGCTTGGGAGCGTGAGTGACTACTGCAGCCACCACGCCGACTGCACCGTCATGATTGTCAAGAGGCCCAAGCACCACAAGAAGCCTGAACATTGGAGGCCGTTCCACAAAAAAGAAGCCTGA
- the LOC100830447 gene encoding stellacyanin — protein MATRALLILAITAAALGTALGATYTVGAPAGSWDLRTNYAQWTSTVKFRAGDQLVFKYSPAAHNVVEVSKADYDACSNSSPLASFQTGNDVIPLPAAGSRYFICGVPGHCDGGMKIRVNVEAAASSTGALPPAVSPRAAAPAMAPVPSARAPASGGQAVPPSSSATTSTSAGSWGLGLAGVFAAGLMAFC, from the coding sequence ATGGCGACCAGAGCTCTACTCATCTTGGCCATCACAGCGGCAGCGCTCGGAACGGCGCTGGGCGCCACATACACCGTGGGAGCACCGGCCGGGTCGTGGGATCTCCGGACCAACTACGCCCAATGGACCTCCACCGTCAAGTTCCGCGCCGGCGATCAGCTGGTGTTCAAATACTCCCCCGCGGCACACAACGTGGTGGAGGTGAGCAAGGCGGACTACGACGCCTGCTCCAACTCCAGCCCGCTCGCGTCCTTCCAGACCGGCAACGACGTCATCCCgctcccggccgccggcagCCGCTACTTCATCTGCGGTGTCCCCGGGCATTGCGATGGCGGCATGAAGATCCGGGTGAACGTCGAGGCAGCGGCTTCTTCCACCGGCGCCCTGCCGCCTGCAGTGAGTCCTCGTGCGGCCGCCCCTGCAATGGCGCCCGTGCCGAGCGCGAGGGCGCCCGCGTCCGGCGGCCAGGCGGTGCCTCCGTCGAGCTCGGCAACAACGTCAACCAGTGCTGGATCGTGGGGCCTGGGTCTGGCAGGTGTCTTTGCGGCTGGCCTCATGGCCTTCTGCTAG
- the LOC100829519 gene encoding peroxidase 2, translating to MAASSFLARCSFLVTLAVLLVLALTTGSAHGHGSKGGLSSTFYDESCPGAQDIVRRVIQDARVSDARIPASLIRLHFHDCFVQGCDGSILLDDDLQRMIQSEKAVPANDNSARGFPVVDDIKRALEQACPGVVSCADILAIASEVSVQLAGGPYWRVLLGRRDGTSTNIQGANDLPSPFDSLETLQEKFRNFGLDNTDLVALQGAHTFGRVQCQFTQQNCTAGQADEALENLDQATPDVFDNKYYGNLLRGRAQLASDQVMLSDPVAATTTAPVVQRFSNSQKDFFKNFAASMIKMGNISPLTGKDGEIRNNCRRVNRK from the exons ATGGCCGCCTCCTCTTTCCTTGCTCGCTGCAGCTTCTTGGTGACACTAGCAGTGCTGCTAGTACTAGCACTGACAACCGGATCAGCTCACGGCCATGGCTCCAAAGGAGGTCTGAGCTCGACGTTCTACGACGAGTCCTGCCCCGGCGCGCAGGACATAGTCCGGCGCGTGATCCAGGACGCCCGCGTGTCCGACGCGCGCATCCCGGCCAGCCTCATCCGGCTCCActtccacgactgcttcgtCCAGGGCTGCGACGGCTCGATCCTTCTCGACGACGACCTCCAGAGGATGATCCAGAGCGAGAAGGCAGTCCCCGCCAACGACAACTCGGCGCGTGGGTTCCCCGTCGTCGACGACATCAAGCGCGCGCTGGAGCAGGCCTGCCCCGGCGtcgtctcctgcgccgacatCCTCGCCATTGCGTCCGAGGTCTCTGTCCAATTGGCTGGAGGCCCGTACTGGAGGGTGCTTCTCGGCCGCCGTGACGGCACGAGCACCAATATTCAGGGTGCCAACGATCTCCCAAGCCCCTTCGACTCCCTCGAGACTCTTCAGGAGAAGTTCAGGAACTTCGGCCTTGACAACACTGACCTCGTCGCCCTCCAAG GAGCGCACACATTTGGGCGGGTGCAGTGTCAGTTCACGCAGCAGAACTGCACGGCCGGGCAGGCTGACGAAGCGTTGGAGAACCTGGACCAGGCTACTCCCGACGTTTTCGACAACAAGTACTACGGCAATCTCTTGCGCGGCCGGGCACAGCTCGCCTCGGACCAAGTGATGCTGTCCGACCCCGTCGCGGCCACAACCACCGCGCCTGTTGTTCAACGGTTCTCCAACAGCCAGAAGGACTTCTTCAAGAACTTCGCCGCGTCCATGATCAAGATGGGGAACATAAGCCCGCTGACCGGAAAAGATGGAGAGATCAGGAACAACTGCAGGAGGGTCAACAGAAAATGA
- the LOC100829422 gene encoding universal stress protein PHOS34, giving the protein MAAEAGATAAAGGEGGAAAPAGGKMTMVVGVDESEHSYYALQWTLRHFFASPDPALQQYRLVVVTAKPTAASAVGLAGPGAADVLPFVEADLKRSAMRVIDKAKELCAQVSHAVFEVMEGDARNVLCEAVERHHAEMLVVGNHGYGAIKRAVLGSVSDYCSHHAHCTVMIVKKPKHKH; this is encoded by the exons atggcggcggaagCGGGAGCGACTGCGGCGGCTGGGGGAGAggggggagcggcggcgccggcgggggggAAGATGACGATGGTGGTCGGGGTGGACGAGAGCGAGCACAGCTACTACGCGCTGCAGTGGACGCTCCGCCACTTCTTCGCGTCCCCGGACCCGGCGCTGCAGCAGTaccgcctcgtcgtcgtcaccgccaagcccaccgccgcctccgccgtcggCCTCGCCGGACCAG GCGCCGCCGACGTGCTGCCGTTCGTGGAGGCGGACCTGAAGCGGAGCGCGATGCGCGTCATCGACAAGGCCAAGGAGCTCTGCGCGCAG GTGAGCCATGCTGTCTTTGAAGTGATGGAAGGGGACGCGAGGAACGTCCTGTGCGAGGCGGTCGAAAGGCATCACGCGGAGATGCTGGTTGTGGGAAACCATGGATATGGAGCAATCAAAAG GGCTGTTCTCGGAAGCGTGAGCGATTACTGCAGCCATCATGCGCACTGCACTGTCATGATCGTGAAGAAGCCAAAGCACAAGCATTAA